In one Achromobacter spanius genomic region, the following are encoded:
- a CDS encoding arginine/lysine/ornithine decarboxylase has translation MKFRFPIFIIDEDYRSENASGLGIRALSEAIEAEGVEVIGVTSYGDLSSFAQQQSRASAFILSIDDEEFDVDSPEDVASAIKNLRMFIGELRFRNADIPIYLYGETRTSEHIPNDILRELHGFIHMFEDTPEFVARHIIREARSYVDSLPPPFFRELVKYAQDGSYSWHCPGHSGGVAFLKSPVGRMFHQFFGENMLRADVCNAVDELGQLLDHTGPVAESELNAARIFHADHCFFVTNGTSTSNKVVWHANVAAGDVVVVDRNCHKSILHAITMTGAIPVFLRPTRNHLGIIGPIPLEEFHPDNIRKKIEANPFAREAVNKNPRILTLTQSTYDGVIYNVEMIKEQLGSYVDTLHFDEAWLPHASFHEFYQDMHAIGQDRPRSQDAMVFATHSTHKLLAGISQASQIIVQESETRKLDRNVFNEAYLMHTSTSPQYAIIASCDVAAAMMEPPGGTALVEESIREALDFRRAMRKVESEFGKNDWWFKVWGPNRLVSEGIGNRDEWILEANDHWHGFGEMAEGFNMLDPIKATVITPGLDMSGSFGETGIPAALVSKYLTEHGVVVEKTGLYSFFILFTIGITKGRWNTLLTALQQFKDDYDRNQPLWRILPDFCRVHRRYERMGLRDLCQEIHEAYRARDVARLTTEMYLSDMVPALKPSDAFARMAHREVERVDIDKLEGRVTGVLLTPYPPGIPLLIPGERFNRTIVQYLQFAREFNERFPGFETYIHGLADEVGPDGEKRYYVDCLIEE, from the coding sequence ATGAAATTTCGCTTCCCCATTTTCATCATCGACGAGGACTACCGTTCCGAGAACGCGTCCGGTTTGGGTATTCGTGCCTTATCTGAAGCGATCGAGGCCGAGGGCGTCGAGGTGATCGGGGTGACCAGTTACGGCGACCTGAGTTCGTTTGCGCAACAGCAAAGCCGCGCCAGCGCCTTCATCCTGTCCATCGACGATGAAGAGTTCGACGTGGACTCGCCCGAGGACGTGGCCAGCGCGATCAAGAACCTGCGCATGTTCATTGGTGAACTGCGTTTCCGCAACGCCGACATCCCCATCTACCTGTATGGGGAAACGCGTACGTCGGAACACATTCCGAACGACATCCTGCGCGAGCTGCACGGCTTCATCCACATGTTCGAGGACACCCCCGAATTCGTGGCGCGCCACATCATCCGCGAAGCGCGCAGCTACGTGGATTCGCTGCCCCCGCCGTTCTTCCGCGAGCTGGTCAAGTACGCGCAAGACGGTTCGTATTCCTGGCACTGCCCGGGCCACTCGGGCGGTGTCGCCTTCCTGAAGAGCCCCGTGGGCCGCATGTTCCACCAGTTCTTCGGTGAAAACATGCTGCGCGCCGACGTCTGCAACGCCGTGGACGAACTGGGCCAACTGCTGGACCACACCGGCCCCGTGGCCGAGTCCGAACTGAACGCCGCGCGCATCTTCCATGCCGACCATTGCTTCTTCGTGACCAACGGCACGTCCACGTCCAACAAGGTCGTGTGGCACGCCAACGTCGCGGCCGGCGACGTGGTGGTGGTGGACCGCAACTGCCACAAGTCGATTCTGCACGCCATCACGATGACGGGCGCGATCCCGGTGTTCCTGCGCCCCACGCGCAACCACCTGGGCATCATCGGGCCGATCCCGCTGGAAGAATTCCACCCGGACAACATCCGCAAGAAGATCGAAGCCAACCCCTTCGCGCGCGAAGCGGTGAACAAGAATCCGCGCATCCTGACGCTGACGCAAAGCACGTACGACGGCGTCATCTACAACGTGGAAATGATCAAGGAACAGCTCGGCAGCTATGTCGATACGCTGCACTTTGACGAAGCCTGGCTGCCGCACGCGTCCTTCCACGAGTTCTACCAGGACATGCACGCCATTGGTCAGGACCGCCCGCGCAGCCAGGACGCGATGGTCTTCGCCACGCACTCCACGCACAAGCTGCTGGCCGGTATTTCGCAGGCCTCGCAGATCATCGTGCAGGAATCCGAGACCCGCAAACTGGACCGCAACGTCTTCAACGAGGCGTACCTGATGCACACGTCGACCTCGCCGCAGTACGCGATCATCGCGTCGTGCGACGTGGCCGCCGCCATGATGGAACCGCCCGGAGGCACCGCGCTGGTCGAGGAAAGCATCCGCGAAGCGCTGGACTTCCGCCGCGCCATGCGCAAGGTGGAATCGGAATTCGGCAAGAACGACTGGTGGTTCAAGGTCTGGGGCCCGAACCGCCTGGTGTCCGAAGGCATCGGCAACCGCGACGAATGGATCCTGGAAGCCAACGACCACTGGCACGGCTTCGGCGAAATGGCCGAAGGCTTCAACATGCTGGACCCGATCAAGGCCACGGTCATCACGCCGGGGCTGGACATGTCGGGCAGCTTTGGCGAAACCGGCATTCCGGCCGCGCTGGTGTCCAAGTACCTGACCGAGCACGGCGTGGTGGTTGAAAAGACCGGCCTGTATTCGTTCTTCATCCTGTTCACCATCGGCATCACCAAGGGCCGCTGGAACACGCTGTTGACCGCCTTGCAGCAGTTCAAGGATGACTACGACCGCAACCAGCCGCTGTGGCGCATCCTGCCGGACTTCTGCCGCGTGCATCGCCGCTACGAGCGCATGGGCCTGCGCGATCTTTGCCAGGAAATCCACGAAGCCTATCGCGCGCGCGACGTCGCCCGCCTGACCACCGAGATGTACCTGAGCGACATGGTGCCGGCATTGAAGCCGTCGGACGCCTTTGCGCGCATGGCGCACCGCGAGGTCGAGCGTGTCGACATCGACAAGCTGGAAGGCCGCGTCACGGGTGTGCTGCTGACGCCGTATCCCCCGGGCATTCCGCTGTTGATTCCGGGCGAACGCTTCAACCGCACCATCGTGCAGTACCTGCAATTCGCGCGTGAATTCAACGAACGCTTCCCCGGCTTCGAAACCTATATTCACGGCCTGGCCGATGAAGTGGGTCCCGATGGCGAAAAGCGCTACTACGTTGATTGCCTGATCGAAGAATAA
- a CDS encoding GNAT family N-acetyltransferase: protein MNPTLVRRLTTPDAPSLRRLRLDALIETPESFGSSYEEEHTLTLEDIQAWIAPQNDGAMFGVFDDESLVGIVGVGRQRKLKMRHKAHIWSMYVAPAQRGRGLGRLLMQAAIAHARTMRGIRQVQLSVTANNAAAASLYASLGFEEYGKERESLCVNGQLYDETLMALPLDGK from the coding sequence ATGAACCCAACGCTAGTCAGACGCCTGACCACCCCGGATGCCCCGTCTTTACGACGCCTGCGCCTGGATGCGCTGATTGAAACGCCCGAATCTTTCGGATCAAGTTACGAAGAGGAACACACGCTGACACTGGAAGATATCCAGGCGTGGATAGCGCCGCAGAACGATGGCGCGATGTTCGGAGTATTCGACGATGAGTCGCTGGTGGGCATCGTGGGCGTGGGCCGCCAGCGCAAGTTGAAGATGCGCCACAAGGCGCACATCTGGAGCATGTACGTGGCGCCCGCGCAGCGCGGCCGTGGCTTGGGCCGTTTGCTGATGCAAGCCGCCATTGCACACGCACGCACCATGCGTGGCATCCGCCAGGTGCAGTTGAGCGTCACCGCCAACAACGCGGCGGCAGCATCGCTGTATGCCAGCCTGGGATTCGAGGAATACGGCAAGGAGCGCGAATCCCTGTGCGTGAACGGCCAGTTGTACGACGAGACCTTGATGGCGCTGCCGCTCGACGGCAAGTAG
- a CDS encoding GGDEF domain-containing protein — protein MRYPHIPWLPLLFYPALPVAAAVALLLWREWPPALTLIVPFVPWVMALIGAAICLMYQRSQTLALMLCVLAATVMWPTLAREAPWALGPALAWWAVAYTINALWAERSSMLLDLALRVGLIAIGVAGIALIGKDGLVEVFGTLAVQGKLARLGVPIEALVALLGTGLTLTLLLLRYGRPQQAGQWLGFVCMAWVLPRGEHHPIELALMSSAALTALCISLAHEGFHMAFRDELTGLPGRRALNERLQRMGRVYTLAMADVDHFKAFNDTHGHDVGDQVLRMVASQLRRVPGGGQAYRYGGEEFTLVFPGKTAAESMPHLEAVRRAIEAYQMRLRDKPARPKADQLGQRRRGARGGRNARPMRVTVSIGVAERGDALRAPEAVIKAADQALYKAKDGGRNQVCAYGARRRGSAA, from the coding sequence GTGCGTTACCCCCATATTCCCTGGCTGCCCCTGTTGTTTTACCCCGCGCTGCCAGTGGCCGCCGCGGTTGCGCTCTTGTTGTGGCGGGAATGGCCGCCGGCGCTCACATTGATCGTGCCGTTCGTGCCCTGGGTGATGGCGCTGATTGGCGCGGCGATCTGCCTGATGTACCAGCGCTCGCAAACCCTGGCGCTGATGCTGTGCGTACTGGCCGCCACCGTGATGTGGCCAACGCTGGCGCGTGAAGCGCCCTGGGCGCTGGGGCCCGCGCTGGCCTGGTGGGCGGTGGCTTACACCATCAACGCGCTGTGGGCGGAACGTTCCAGCATGCTGCTGGACCTGGCCTTGCGTGTTGGCCTGATTGCCATCGGCGTGGCCGGCATTGCTCTGATCGGCAAGGACGGCCTGGTGGAAGTGTTTGGCACCCTGGCCGTGCAAGGCAAGCTGGCGCGCCTGGGCGTGCCGATCGAAGCGCTGGTGGCGCTGCTGGGCACCGGCCTGACGCTGACTTTGCTGCTGTTGCGTTACGGGCGTCCGCAGCAGGCGGGGCAGTGGCTCGGTTTCGTGTGCATGGCATGGGTGTTGCCGCGCGGCGAGCATCACCCGATTGAACTTGCCCTGATGTCGTCCGCGGCGCTCACCGCGCTGTGCATTTCGCTGGCGCACGAAGGTTTTCACATGGCCTTTCGCGACGAGCTGACCGGCCTGCCGGGGCGGCGCGCGCTGAACGAGCGCTTGCAGCGCATGGGCCGCGTGTACACGCTGGCGATGGCCGATGTGGACCATTTCAAGGCGTTCAACGACACCCATGGCCACGACGTGGGCGATCAGGTGCTGCGCATGGTGGCCTCGCAATTGCGGCGCGTGCCGGGCGGCGGCCAGGCCTATCGCTATGGCGGCGAAGAATTCACGCTGGTGTTTCCCGGCAAGACGGCGGCCGAAAGCATGCCGCATCTGGAAGCGGTCAGACGGGCCATCGAGGCGTATCAGATGCGTTTGCGGGATAAGCCGGCGCGGCCCAAGGCGGACCAGCTCGGCCAGCGTCGGCGCGGTGCGCGTGGTGGACGCAATGCGCGACCGATGCGTGTCACCGTCAGCATCGGCGTGGCCGAGCGGGGCGACGCCTTGCGCGCGCCCGAAGCGGTGATCAAGGCGGCCGACCAGGCGCTGTACAAAGCCAAGGATGGCGGTCGCAATCAGGTGTGCGCCTATGGCGCGCGGCGGCGCGGTTCGGCGGCCTGA
- a CDS encoding GNAT family N-acetyltransferase: protein MQLLINIDVPDLEHALDFYQRAFGLTLHRRLGPKAAEMLGASAPIYLLEKAAGTRATSAVPQWRDYARHWTPVHLDVVVPDVDRAVDQAVAAGARLEDPAATHAWGRIAHLSDPYGHGICILQFLGRGYDELAEDTDVRITPVAAADFDALADIRVAAMRDSLERVGRFDADRARARLRDNFHPDCTWWIERGGQRLGFYALRSDGQGLRLDHLYVVPAAQGQSLGGRVLQGILADADRQGLPVSVGALRGSDANRFYRRHGFVQAGETEWDIAYLRPVGGQTR, encoded by the coding sequence ATGCAGCTTCTTATCAATATCGATGTGCCCGATCTCGAGCATGCGCTTGACTTCTATCAGCGCGCTTTCGGCCTGACGCTGCACCGACGACTGGGGCCGAAAGCGGCGGAAATGCTCGGCGCCAGCGCCCCCATCTACCTGCTTGAGAAAGCCGCGGGCACGCGCGCCACCAGCGCCGTGCCGCAATGGCGGGACTACGCGCGCCACTGGACACCCGTGCATCTGGACGTGGTGGTGCCGGACGTGGACCGCGCTGTTGATCAGGCCGTGGCCGCCGGAGCGCGTCTGGAAGACCCCGCGGCCACCCACGCGTGGGGCCGCATCGCACACCTTAGCGACCCTTACGGCCATGGCATTTGCATCCTGCAATTCCTGGGCCGGGGCTATGACGAACTGGCGGAAGACACCGACGTGCGGATCACGCCCGTCGCGGCGGCGGATTTCGATGCGCTGGCGGACATACGCGTCGCGGCCATGCGCGACAGCCTGGAACGGGTGGGCCGCTTTGACGCCGACCGGGCGCGCGCGCGGCTACGCGACAATTTCCACCCGGACTGCACCTGGTGGATTGAACGGGGCGGACAACGGCTGGGGTTCTATGCCCTGCGGTCGGATGGCCAGGGTTTGCGGCTGGACCACCTGTATGTGGTGCCCGCCGCGCAGGGCCAGAGCCTGGGCGGCCGCGTCCTGCAAGGCATTCTGGCAGACGCCGACCGCCAAGGGTTGCCGGTCAGCGTGGGCGCGCTACGGGGTAGCGACGCCAACCGCTTCTATCGTCGGCACGGCTTCGTTCAGGCTGGCGAGACCGAATGGGATATTGCATACCTGCGCCCGGTGGGCGGGCAAACGCGCTGA
- the dcd gene encoding dCTP deaminase gives MSIKSDRWIRRQADAGMIEPFEPGQVRTANGGRIVSYGTSSYGYDVRCADEFKIFTNINSTIVDPKNFDEGSFVDFKGDVCIIPPNSFALARTVEYFRIPRSVLTICLGKSTYARCGIIVNVTPLEPEWEGHVTLEFSNTTPLPAKIYAGEGCAQMLFLESDEVCETSYKDRGGKYQGQRGVTLPRT, from the coding sequence ATGAGCATCAAAAGCGACCGCTGGATCCGCCGCCAGGCCGACGCCGGCATGATCGAACCCTTTGAACCGGGCCAGGTCCGCACGGCCAATGGCGGGCGCATCGTCAGCTACGGCACCAGCAGCTACGGCTACGACGTGCGTTGCGCCGACGAATTCAAGATCTTCACCAACATCAATTCCACCATCGTCGATCCCAAGAATTTCGACGAGGGCTCATTCGTGGACTTCAAGGGTGATGTCTGCATCATCCCGCCGAACTCCTTTGCCCTGGCCCGCACGGTGGAATACTTCCGCATTCCGCGCAGTGTCCTGACCATCTGCCTGGGCAAGAGCACCTACGCGCGTTGCGGCATCATCGTCAACGTGACGCCGCTGGAACCCGAATGGGAAGGCCACGTCACGCTGGAATTCTCGAACACCACGCCGCTGCCCGCCAAGATCTACGCCGGCGAAGGCTGCGCGCAAATGCTGTTCCTGGAAAGCGACGAAGTCTGCGAGACCTCGTACAAGGATCGTGGCGGCAAGTACCAGGGGCAGCGCGGCGTAACCTTGCCGCGTACCTGA
- a CDS encoding translocation/assembly module TamB domain-containing protein — translation MRMLRKFLRQVLVWWLPGVAMLLLLASGFLFWLVGSQNGTRLLLTTAAQQLDGQALDVHGSLLRGVTVGKLDLDVGGGTHIDVTELHLRVNWRALGDRRLHVRDVSAGSVRVALTTQADAPAPEDDGEPFSLPSLPVDIAVDRVALGDFLLEQDGQPLPVTLGDLSATFAAGKQGAQLRIASLRVGHEMGEAQVSGEAELQGMADPWPFAARLDVTARGSGPESPLCQADKLSGMVAASQTASGEQADAKSPKSPPDPKAKPDPKRQADAKTGAAASAKGEAKPADSSRLAGPPPPACQVMLRADAAGSMDGIQAKLDGDGSGLLLNVVADLAPRTALVLRSARVNVQLPDKSALAAQLDLQSNPAQQVAGRDRIAGTISAQRLDLAPWLGESIPPAVLTVRGDVQADIENLSQLRHAAVDLRFEDGTRWNKQPLTGSVKAQVDIAAAAPATTPSPTADPLAGLRIHGLDVDLKLGRNRIQASGEMDANDGALTLDAQAPQLDAFWPGIPGGAELKGKLAGTVAAHRGELSAGYTPAKPRAGVLGQAPVRANIVFAGGWGKGPAGQPDSALVGWRGTFSRLTADTAGFTVAADRPVSLAYLPSAVHPQWQWQVGQTVLGITLPGKERLTLAHQGSRGGGKRWETAGQADNLVITAAMARQLIGAIDPDAASKLGKGPARVNAMVPEGQRRIALDVLWDLEFDGRLAGKARIARREGDLLIPGDPPIPLGLKALVLDLTATPTSPNASRLDARLNLATNKMGTVNGTGTAVLRMDAKGGMALDERQALRAKLDADIADLAWVSLFVGDTMEVGGAVKANIDVQGTLAGKWSATGNIRGDKLRVVRIDDGVRLVDGTLAARLDGQRLVLDSLRFPAALRVMPAEWRTKEWITTNPGAKGGYAEASGQWNIMDGGGNIKLTLYRFPALQRSDRYAMVSGTINLTAAMPRIDIVGDLKADAGWFSLEILQGVPSLDDDVKVIRAGEDSATVSTPLQTSMNLKFDMGPRFYITGMGLDAGLLGSIQILLNDGRLTGVGALRTRGGGIEAYGQKLRLTRGTLTFQGRLDNPILDIEALRTGEQVEAGVKVVGTAQRPRIDLVSYPEVSDVEKLSWLLLGRGPDESGSDAALLVSVGTALLGGGQPFYKQFGLDDVSVRTGNIGSSGSILPDRTVAGNVNRDSNSQLATQFLVASKSFANGITLSVEQGLAGSDTVGRASYRLARGLSVDLKGGSVNGIALVYRTFWGN, via the coding sequence TTGAGGATGTTGCGCAAATTTCTGCGCCAGGTGCTGGTGTGGTGGCTGCCCGGCGTGGCGATGCTGCTGTTGTTGGCCAGCGGCTTTCTGTTCTGGCTGGTGGGGTCGCAGAACGGAACCCGACTGCTGTTGACGACGGCTGCCCAACAACTGGACGGCCAGGCGCTGGACGTTCACGGTTCGCTGCTGCGCGGCGTGACCGTGGGCAAGCTGGACCTGGATGTGGGCGGCGGTACGCACATCGACGTCACCGAGCTGCATCTGCGGGTGAATTGGCGCGCGCTGGGCGACCGGCGACTGCATGTGCGGGATGTATCGGCGGGGTCGGTGCGCGTGGCGTTGACGACCCAGGCCGACGCGCCTGCCCCCGAGGATGACGGCGAACCGTTTTCGCTGCCGTCGCTGCCGGTGGATATCGCCGTGGACCGCGTGGCGTTGGGCGACTTCCTCTTGGAGCAGGACGGTCAGCCCTTGCCGGTCACGCTGGGCGACCTGAGCGCCACGTTCGCGGCCGGCAAGCAGGGCGCGCAGTTGCGCATTGCTTCATTGCGCGTCGGCCACGAAATGGGCGAGGCGCAGGTCTCGGGCGAGGCCGAGCTTCAAGGCATGGCGGACCCCTGGCCCTTCGCCGCGCGCCTGGATGTGACCGCGCGCGGATCTGGCCCCGAATCCCCCTTGTGCCAGGCGGACAAATTAAGCGGCATGGTGGCCGCAAGCCAGACGGCAAGCGGCGAGCAGGCCGATGCCAAGTCGCCCAAGTCACCGCCCGACCCCAAAGCCAAGCCCGACCCCAAGCGCCAGGCCGACGCCAAGACCGGGGCGGCGGCATCCGCCAAGGGCGAGGCCAAGCCTGCCGACTCGTCCCGGTTGGCAGGCCCGCCGCCGCCCGCCTGCCAAGTCATGTTGCGCGCCGATGCCGCCGGGTCGATGGATGGTATCCAGGCCAAGCTGGATGGCGACGGCTCCGGCTTGCTGCTGAACGTGGTGGCCGACCTGGCGCCGCGCACGGCGTTGGTGTTGCGCAGCGCGCGGGTCAACGTCCAACTGCCCGATAAATCGGCCTTGGCCGCGCAATTGGACCTGCAATCCAACCCGGCGCAGCAGGTGGCGGGCCGCGACCGCATCGCGGGCACCATCAGCGCGCAGCGCCTGGATTTGGCGCCCTGGCTGGGCGAGTCCATTCCGCCAGCCGTGCTGACCGTACGCGGCGACGTGCAGGCCGATATCGAAAACCTGAGCCAGTTGCGTCACGCCGCCGTTGATCTGCGCTTTGAAGACGGCACCCGCTGGAACAAGCAGCCTCTGACAGGCAGCGTCAAGGCGCAAGTGGATATTGCCGCGGCAGCGCCCGCCACCACCCCGTCACCCACCGCTGACCCGCTGGCCGGGCTGCGCATTCACGGCCTGGACGTGGATCTGAAACTGGGCCGCAACCGCATTCAGGCATCGGGAGAGATGGACGCCAATGACGGCGCCCTGACCTTGGACGCGCAAGCCCCGCAGTTGGACGCTTTCTGGCCCGGCATCCCCGGTGGCGCGGAACTCAAGGGCAAATTAGCCGGCACCGTGGCCGCGCATCGCGGCGAACTGAGCGCTGGCTATACGCCCGCCAAACCGCGCGCCGGTGTCCTGGGCCAAGCGCCCGTCAGGGCCAATATCGTCTTTGCCGGTGGCTGGGGCAAAGGCCCGGCGGGCCAGCCCGACTCGGCGCTGGTTGGCTGGCGCGGCACGTTTTCCCGGCTGACGGCTGATACCGCCGGCTTCACCGTGGCGGCTGACCGCCCCGTGTCCTTGGCCTATCTGCCCTCGGCTGTACACCCGCAATGGCAATGGCAGGTCGGGCAGACCGTGCTTGGCATCACCTTGCCGGGCAAGGAGCGGCTGACCTTGGCGCATCAGGGATCGCGCGGGGGCGGCAAGCGCTGGGAAACCGCCGGCCAGGCCGACAACCTGGTCATTACCGCCGCCATGGCCCGCCAGCTGATAGGCGCCATCGACCCTGATGCCGCCAGCAAGCTGGGCAAGGGGCCCGCTCGCGTGAACGCCATGGTGCCCGAGGGCCAGCGCCGCATCGCGCTGGATGTGCTTTGGGACCTTGAATTCGACGGCAGGCTGGCCGGCAAGGCCCGCATCGCTCGTCGCGAAGGGGACCTGTTGATTCCCGGCGACCCGCCCATCCCGCTGGGTTTGAAGGCATTGGTGCTGGACCTGACCGCCACGCCTACGTCGCCGAATGCCAGCCGTCTGGATGCCAGGCTTAATCTGGCCACCAACAAGATGGGCACCGTCAATGGCACCGGCACGGCGGTGCTGCGCATGGACGCCAAGGGCGGCATGGCGCTGGACGAGCGCCAAGCCCTGCGCGCCAAGCTTGACGCCGATATTGCCGACCTGGCCTGGGTCAGTCTTTTCGTGGGTGACACCATGGAAGTGGGCGGGGCGGTCAAGGCCAACATCGACGTCCAGGGCACGCTGGCCGGCAAGTGGTCGGCCACCGGCAACATCCGTGGCGACAAGCTGCGCGTGGTGCGCATTGATGACGGCGTGCGCCTCGTTGACGGCACGCTGGCGGCGCGGCTGGATGGCCAGCGGCTGGTGCTGGACAGCCTGCGGTTTCCGGCGGCGCTGCGCGTGATGCCGGCCGAATGGCGCACCAAGGAATGGATCACGACCAACCCCGGCGCCAAGGGCGGATACGCCGAGGCCAGCGGTCAATGGAACATCATGGACGGCGGCGGCAACATCAAGTTGACGCTGTATCGCTTCCCGGCGCTGCAACGCTCGGACCGCTACGCCATGGTCTCGGGCACCATCAACCTGACGGCGGCCATGCCGCGCATCGATATCGTGGGCGACCTGAAAGCCGACGCCGGCTGGTTCAGCCTGGAAATCCTGCAGGGCGTGCCGTCGCTGGACGACGATGTGAAAGTCATCCGTGCCGGCGAGGACAGCGCCACGGTGTCCACGCCGCTGCAAACCAGCATGAATCTGAAGTTCGACATGGGACCGCGCTTCTACATCACCGGCATGGGGCTGGACGCCGGCCTGCTCGGCTCTATCCAGATCCTGCTGAACGATGGCCGCTTGACGGGCGTGGGCGCCTTGCGCACGCGGGGTGGCGGCATCGAGGCCTATGGCCAGAAGCTGCGGCTAACCCGTGGCACCCTGACGTTCCAAGGCCGGCTGGACAACCCGATACTGGATATCGAGGCGCTGCGCACGGGCGAACAGGTGGAAGCCGGCGTCAAGGTGGTGGGCACCGCCCAGCGTCCGCGCATCGACCTGGTGTCCTACCCCGAAGTCAGCGACGTGGAAAAGCTGTCGTGGCTGCTGCTGGGTCGGGGGCCCGACGAAAGCGGCAGTGACGCGGCCCTGCTGGTGTCGGTGGGTACCGCGCTGCTGGGAGGCGGGCAGCCGTTCTACAAGCAGTTCGGGCTGGACGACGTCAGCGTGCGCACCGGCAACATCGGCAGTTCAGGCAGCATCCTGCCCGACCGCACCGTGGCGGGCAACGTGAACCGGGACAGCAACAGCCAGTTGGCCACCCAGTTCCTGGTGGCCAGCAAATCGTTCGCCAACGGCATTACGCTGAGCGTCGAACAGGGGCTGGCGGGCAGCGATACCGTGGGCCGGGCCAGTTACCGGCTGGCGCGCGGGCTGTCGGTGGACCTGAAGGGCGGATCAGTGAACGGTATTGCCCTGGTCTACCGGACGTTCTGGGGGAACTGA